In Pseudovibrio brasiliensis, one DNA window encodes the following:
- a CDS encoding ATP-binding protein produces the protein MTFLPQRVRALLSIKTRLLAAITLLTFATLFAGSIAWYWLDQANVKLVGHYQKTIEAIASSLQLANKSAGLVSSAPFILNLSSVYQIENEGSRLLVELSKAEQQYRDNFPLSRQEGSLGRFLPEVQKNLSLMRSQVAVLVNAAQQISESEDQVRRVLVDLTKIERLAVRNSSTFYQSAEERKAWQGIGQAANLLISAAHVTDFLSLGELRRRYHVQITVLDGTPAPEVQQAIQALKAIAEDETGLYATRHLAMAGQLEARNALFKIKSSAQTINQLVAEFVRLSGEEIAKQRQETYSYISSAQLVVLVTGIASIILALISAHYIAGYVTKNINRISHAMSNLAKGDHSTVLPRPAKQDDEITRLLHSFRIFRANSIRLRRIYGQLQRKTELFETTFNCIAEGLVLTNDALDMTAWNPRLAETLRIKEADIKAAKDIRILIQNSGFRWKDANVRPHGSRFRFAELIHDDGILIEVRKSPLPEGGAVWSFSDATDRRFVQEQVRQKQKLESLGQLTGEVAHDFNNILTSISGSVGIIERKSDKLIDLKGNIQRIHSAVEMATNLTQRLLAFARKQHLEPEVIEINHLIESVAEIISLSVDERIILTTDLPEEETYVRIDPGQLESALLNLCINSSHAIAEDGTISIRVEVNGVESVSISVTDNGCGMDQETLERVYEPFFTTRRTSAGSGLGLSMVFGFIKQSGGEMGITSEKGEGTTVTLVIPQAPVDELVPNTAITFDKPYRILLVEDDLQTLLRAKTMLQEMGLVCIEANSYGSAKVLIDNGTFFDVLFTDVQLEDGKTGWDLAEASIKACADQKVVVTSGRFPKALEPEGESLEKITRLAKPYTKEELAEALHQQLQRFNMGSFTKH, from the coding sequence ATGACCTTTCTGCCCCAACGCGTGAGAGCTCTGCTTTCCATCAAGACACGCCTGCTTGCGGCCATCACGCTGCTAACCTTCGCAACTTTGTTTGCTGGGTCTATTGCGTGGTATTGGTTGGATCAGGCCAATGTGAAACTCGTTGGGCATTATCAGAAAACCATTGAAGCGATTGCAAGCTCCCTACAGCTGGCCAACAAATCCGCCGGTCTGGTCAGTTCAGCTCCGTTTATTCTGAACCTTTCCTCCGTCTACCAGATCGAGAATGAAGGCTCCCGGTTGCTGGTGGAGTTGAGCAAGGCTGAACAACAGTATCGCGACAACTTTCCGCTGTCTCGTCAGGAAGGAAGCCTTGGGCGGTTCCTGCCAGAAGTGCAGAAGAACCTCTCCCTCATGCGCTCGCAAGTGGCCGTGCTGGTCAACGCGGCTCAGCAAATCAGCGAGTCTGAAGATCAGGTGCGCCGTGTTCTTGTAGACCTGACAAAGATAGAACGTCTGGCCGTCAGAAACTCCTCCACGTTCTACCAGAGTGCAGAGGAGCGCAAAGCGTGGCAAGGGATTGGACAAGCTGCCAATCTGTTGATCTCCGCAGCCCATGTCACCGACTTTCTCAGTCTCGGTGAACTGCGCCGCCGCTATCACGTGCAGATAACTGTCCTTGATGGGACGCCAGCACCAGAGGTGCAGCAGGCAATCCAGGCCCTGAAAGCCATCGCAGAAGATGAAACCGGACTTTATGCCACCCGTCATCTGGCCATGGCTGGACAGCTGGAAGCGCGCAACGCCCTCTTCAAAATCAAATCAAGCGCACAGACTATCAACCAGCTCGTTGCCGAATTTGTGCGTCTGTCTGGTGAGGAGATCGCCAAGCAGCGACAGGAAACCTACTCCTACATCTCCAGCGCCCAACTTGTCGTTCTGGTCACCGGGATAGCCAGTATCATTCTGGCCCTGATCTCAGCGCACTACATTGCAGGATACGTTACCAAGAACATCAACCGCATCTCCCACGCCATGTCCAATTTGGCAAAGGGGGACCATTCCACCGTGTTGCCACGTCCAGCCAAACAGGATGATGAGATCACACGCCTGCTGCACTCCTTCCGTATATTCCGCGCCAATTCCATTCGCTTGAGGCGTATCTATGGACAACTGCAGCGTAAGACAGAACTGTTCGAGACCACCTTCAACTGCATCGCTGAAGGGCTGGTACTGACCAACGACGCGTTGGATATGACGGCCTGGAATCCGCGCCTTGCAGAAACTCTCCGCATTAAAGAAGCCGACATCAAAGCGGCCAAGGACATTCGTATCCTCATCCAGAATTCCGGCTTCCGCTGGAAAGACGCGAATGTACGCCCCCATGGCAGCCGCTTTCGCTTCGCTGAGCTAATCCACGACGATGGTATCCTGATCGAAGTACGAAAGAGCCCTCTTCCGGAAGGCGGTGCTGTCTGGTCATTTTCGGATGCAACAGATCGCCGTTTTGTGCAGGAGCAGGTGCGACAAAAACAGAAACTGGAGAGTCTTGGCCAGTTGACAGGTGAGGTGGCCCATGATTTCAACAATATCCTCACCAGCATATCTGGCAGCGTGGGCATCATTGAGCGCAAGAGCGACAAGCTGATTGATTTAAAGGGCAACATCCAACGCATTCACAGCGCGGTGGAGATGGCCACCAACCTCACACAGCGTCTGCTCGCCTTCGCGCGTAAACAGCACCTTGAGCCAGAAGTCATCGAGATCAACCATCTCATTGAAAGTGTCGCCGAGATCATTTCGCTCAGTGTAGATGAACGGATCATTTTGACCACGGATTTGCCCGAGGAAGAAACTTACGTTCGCATCGATCCGGGACAATTGGAGAGTGCTCTGCTCAACCTATGCATCAACAGTTCTCACGCGATTGCAGAGGACGGCACCATCTCTATTCGGGTTGAGGTCAACGGCGTGGAAAGCGTCTCCATCAGCGTGACAGACAACGGCTGCGGTATGGATCAAGAGACGCTGGAACGGGTGTACGAGCCGTTCTTCACCACCCGTAGAACGTCAGCAGGCTCTGGTCTTGGTCTAAGTATGGTGTTCGGTTTCATCAAGCAATCCGGCGGCGAAATGGGCATCACCAGTGAGAAAGGGGAGGGCACAACAGTCACCCTCGTTATCCCGCAGGCGCCAGTCGATGAGTTGGTGCCCAACACCGCAATCACCTTCGACAAGCCCTATCGCATTCTGCTGGTTGAGGACGACCTGCAAACCCTGCTGCGCGCAAAAACCATGCTGCAGGAGATGGGTTTGGTGTGCATTGAAGCCAACAGCTATGGTTCGGCGAAGGTGCTGATCGATAACGGAACGTTCTTTGATGTTCTGTTCACCGACGTTCAACTGGAAGACGGCAAAACCGGGTGGGATCTGGCCGAAGCCAGCATCAAAGCTTGCGCAGACCAAAAAGTGGTTGTCACGTCAGGTCGCTTCCCCAAAGCGTTGGAACCAGAAGGCGAGAGCCTCGAAAAAATCACCCGCCTCGCTAAGCCTTACACCAAAGAAGAGCTCGCTGAAGCGCTGCACCAACAACTGCAACGCTTCAACATGGGCAGTTTTACAAAGCACTGA
- a CDS encoding response regulator, whose translation MTESWDRSPSKVAVVDDDPAIREVLQELLHEYGFQALPCHGSKDLIDLKELESLDLAIIDLKLDGESGMMLAQRLRTSYDFPIILLTGTGDEVDKIVGLETGADDFLMKPFNPRELIARIRAVLRRYKRNVPAEPEPMAAKAPAPQAPSAGIIPLGELSFICDERRLLDTNLREINLTNSELRLLEFLIENPNRPIDRVELLEHLGGDLSRYMDRTVDVLILRLRRKIEANPSKPVFLQTRRGKGYVFALEDAAVDLQ comes from the coding sequence ATGACCGAGAGTTGGGATAGGTCACCCTCGAAGGTAGCTGTCGTCGATGACGATCCGGCTATCCGTGAGGTGTTGCAGGAGTTGCTGCACGAGTATGGTTTTCAGGCATTGCCGTGTCATGGGAGCAAAGACCTTATAGATCTGAAGGAACTGGAAAGTCTTGATCTGGCTATCATCGATCTGAAGCTGGACGGTGAAAGCGGCATGATGCTGGCTCAACGCCTGCGCACGTCCTATGACTTTCCAATCATTTTGCTAACTGGCACAGGCGACGAGGTTGACAAGATCGTTGGGCTGGAAACCGGTGCCGATGACTTCCTTATGAAGCCGTTCAATCCGCGAGAGCTCATTGCCCGCATTCGTGCAGTTCTGCGTCGCTACAAACGCAATGTTCCGGCAGAACCAGAACCAATGGCTGCTAAAGCACCGGCTCCACAAGCTCCAAGCGCTGGGATCATTCCCCTAGGCGAGCTCTCTTTCATTTGCGATGAACGGCGATTACTGGATACGAACCTGCGGGAAATTAACCTGACAAACTCCGAGTTGCGCCTGCTTGAGTTCCTCATCGAGAACCCAAACCGCCCGATTGATCGCGTGGAACTGCTGGAGCATCTGGGCGGCGATCTCTCTCGCTATATGGATCGCACCGTTGATGTGCTGATCCTGCGTTTACGGAGGAAGATTGAAGCTAATCCTTCCAAGCCGGTCTTTTTGCAAACCCGCCGCGGCAAAGGTTATGTCTTCGCGCTGGAAGATGCGGCTGTAGATCTGCAATGA
- a CDS encoding ABC transporter substrate-binding protein, translating into MKNALLGGLAAVGLLAALPATASAEELNMVCGAEQDWCELMARGFEEETGNEVLMVRKSTGETLAQVRAEASNPKIDVWWGGTGDPHLIAAFEGLTQDPGVDTSELLGWASNMHKISNGGTVGIYAGALGIAYNSEVLEERGLPAPACWKDLTNPAYAGEIQVANPNSSGTAYTELATFVQLFGEDEAYRLLTEIGKNVNQYTKSGSAPSKAAARGETTISIGFMHDMVKLAGSGFPLKIVAPCEGTGYEVGAVSVIKGAKHPELAKQFVEYALRPDVQSRSVEVKSFQVPSNSKASVAPESPDLASIKLIDYDFATYGERSTRERLLKRWNEEVKNASH; encoded by the coding sequence ATGAAAAACGCTCTTTTAGGTGGTCTTGCTGCTGTTGGCCTCCTTGCTGCACTTCCTGCAACAGCTTCTGCAGAAGAACTCAACATGGTCTGTGGTGCTGAGCAGGACTGGTGTGAACTGATGGCTCGCGGTTTTGAGGAAGAAACCGGCAATGAAGTTCTGATGGTTCGCAAGAGCACTGGCGAAACGCTCGCTCAGGTGCGTGCAGAAGCAAGCAACCCTAAAATCGACGTTTGGTGGGGCGGCACCGGTGATCCACACCTGATCGCAGCGTTTGAAGGCCTGACACAGGATCCAGGCGTTGACACCAGCGAGCTGCTTGGCTGGGCATCCAACATGCACAAGATCTCCAACGGTGGCACCGTGGGCATCTATGCAGGCGCCCTAGGCATTGCATACAACTCAGAGGTTCTGGAAGAGCGCGGCCTGCCTGCACCAGCTTGCTGGAAAGATTTGACCAACCCAGCATATGCGGGCGAAATTCAGGTAGCGAACCCGAACAGCTCTGGCACCGCTTACACTGAGCTGGCAACATTCGTTCAGCTGTTTGGTGAAGACGAAGCTTATCGTCTGCTGACAGAAATCGGCAAGAACGTGAACCAGTACACCAAGTCCGGTTCTGCACCGAGTAAAGCTGCGGCTCGCGGCGAAACCACCATCTCCATCGGCTTCATGCACGATATGGTGAAACTGGCAGGTTCCGGCTTCCCGCTGAAGATCGTGGCTCCTTGTGAAGGTACCGGTTACGAAGTGGGTGCTGTGAGCGTGATCAAAGGTGCAAAGCATCCTGAACTGGCAAAGCAGTTTGTCGAATACGCGCTGCGTCCAGACGTCCAGTCCCGTTCTGTTGAGGTGAAGTCCTTCCAGGTTCCTTCCAACTCCAAAGCATCCGTTGCTCCTGAGTCCCCAGATCTGGCAAGCATCAAGCTGATCGACTACGACTTTGCAACATACGGTGAGCGTTCTACTCGTGAACGTCTTCTTAAGCGCTGGAACGAAGAAGTTAAAAACGCTTCTCACTAA
- a CDS encoding ABC transporter permease gives MRKTIALWLAAGIVGFCIFPWYSVDSGFWSFSWLFSEFLSEDAAPALFQALLYGRWWFVPLALAFVGIGLSFALLKDERTRAKALVVLSITGIVLLFAQGFAIGRTGPELFNDALNFGSAASGQIGFGAGAMLTAGALLFILTTSISGLGQGRGDAFIVGSIGLIIALVITFVFYPVSQILIRAFEASDGSIDITAFFTRFFSSDIWSLACLAGGKTCGPAWNSVFLAVLTGAGTTLLGLAFALIATKTAFPAKKLLRVLTIIPIITPPFVIGLALILMFGRAGVVTDVLHEMFDISKSRWLYGFSGIYLAQLLSFTPIAFLVLIGVVEGVSPSMEEASQTLNATQWQTFKNVTWPLMRPGLANAFLLGFIESIADFGNPLVLGGNYNVLSTEIYFAIVGAVADPSRAAVLAVVLLMLTLSAFIAQRLWLGKKSYATVTGKGDSGQHSPLNPALKWACYGFALPWAAFTAVVYSMIVFGSFVKLWGYDNTFTLDHYIRAFSVSFNNGIRWTGVAWDSYFTTLTISTIAAPLTAVVGLLTAYLLVRQKFAGKNMFEFSTMLSFAIPGTVIGVAYIMAFNTPPIELTGTSIILIIVFVFRNMPVGVRGGIAAMSQLDKSLDEASITLGANSFTTVRKVILPLMGPAILAALAYSFVRAITSVSAVIFLVSARHNMATSFIVGRVEHGEYGIAIAYSSVLIITMLVAILLLQLVIGQRKLRRQNRLQSSTKNKELASA, from the coding sequence ATGCGAAAGACAATTGCGCTCTGGCTCGCCGCCGGAATAGTGGGATTTTGCATATTTCCCTGGTACTCAGTAGATAGCGGCTTTTGGTCTTTTAGCTGGTTGTTCAGCGAATTCCTCAGCGAAGACGCCGCACCTGCCCTCTTCCAAGCTCTGCTTTATGGCCGTTGGTGGTTTGTTCCATTGGCACTGGCATTCGTAGGCATCGGCCTGTCGTTTGCTTTGCTGAAAGATGAGCGCACCCGTGCAAAAGCCCTTGTTGTTCTGTCCATTACAGGCATTGTTCTGTTGTTTGCGCAGGGCTTTGCAATTGGCAGAACCGGCCCTGAACTGTTCAATGATGCGCTTAACTTCGGTTCAGCTGCGTCTGGACAGATTGGCTTTGGTGCCGGTGCCATGCTCACCGCTGGTGCTCTGCTCTTCATCCTCACCACCAGCATTTCAGGTCTCGGTCAGGGCCGCGGTGATGCGTTCATCGTTGGCAGCATCGGCCTTATCATTGCATTGGTGATTACCTTTGTTTTCTATCCGGTTTCTCAAATCCTCATCCGGGCTTTTGAAGCATCTGACGGCAGTATCGATATTACGGCCTTCTTTACCCGCTTCTTCTCCAGCGATATCTGGAGCCTTGCCTGCCTTGCTGGGGGTAAGACCTGTGGCCCGGCTTGGAACTCTGTTTTCCTCGCAGTACTCACCGGTGCTGGTACAACCCTTCTCGGTCTCGCCTTTGCGTTGATCGCGACCAAAACCGCGTTTCCTGCGAAAAAGCTGCTGCGCGTTCTCACCATCATTCCAATCATCACTCCTCCCTTTGTGATTGGTCTTGCGCTGATCCTTATGTTTGGCCGTGCTGGTGTAGTGACAGATGTGCTGCATGAGATGTTTGACATCTCCAAGAGCCGGTGGCTCTACGGCTTCTCCGGCATTTATCTCGCGCAGCTGCTTTCCTTTACACCGATCGCGTTCCTCGTGTTGATTGGTGTGGTAGAGGGCGTTAGCCCATCCATGGAAGAAGCCTCTCAGACGCTGAATGCAACCCAGTGGCAAACTTTCAAGAACGTCACATGGCCTCTGATGCGCCCGGGGCTGGCAAATGCCTTCCTGTTGGGCTTCATTGAAAGTATCGCTGACTTCGGCAACCCGCTGGTTCTGGGTGGCAACTACAACGTCCTGTCCACTGAGATCTATTTCGCGATTGTGGGTGCAGTGGCTGATCCATCCCGTGCCGCTGTCCTCGCCGTCGTGTTGCTCATGCTTACTCTGTCCGCGTTCATCGCGCAGCGTCTCTGGCTCGGCAAGAAATCCTACGCAACTGTCACCGGTAAGGGCGATTCTGGTCAGCATTCTCCGCTGAACCCGGCTCTGAAGTGGGCTTGCTACGGCTTCGCGCTTCCTTGGGCAGCGTTCACGGCAGTTGTTTACTCCATGATTGTGTTTGGTAGCTTCGTGAAGCTTTGGGGCTATGACAACACCTTCACACTGGATCACTACATCCGTGCGTTCTCTGTCAGCTTCAACAACGGCATTCGCTGGACTGGTGTGGCTTGGGATAGTTACTTCACCACGCTGACTATCTCCACCATCGCGGCACCGCTCACTGCTGTTGTTGGTCTGCTCACCGCTTATCTGCTGGTGCGCCAGAAGTTTGCTGGCAAGAACATGTTCGAGTTCAGCACAATGCTCAGCTTTGCTATTCCAGGTACTGTGATTGGTGTGGCTTACATCATGGCCTTCAATACACCACCAATCGAGTTGACCGGCACCAGCATCATCCTGATCATCGTGTTTGTGTTCCGCAACATGCCAGTGGGTGTGCGTGGCGGTATCGCGGCAATGTCTCAGTTGGATAAGAGCCTTGATGAAGCGTCCATCACCCTTGGTGCCAACAGCTTTACCACCGTTCGCAAAGTGATCCTGCCTCTGATGGGGCCAGCGATCCTTGCAGCACTGGCCTACAGTTTCGTCCGCGCCATCACATCTGTGAGTGCGGTGATCTTCCTAGTGAGTGCACGCCACAACATGGCAACCTCATTCATCGTAGGCCGTGTTGAGCATGGCGAGTACGGCATCGCGATTGCGTATTCCTCCGTGCTGATCATCACCATGCTTGTGGCCATCCTGCTGCTGCAACTCGTCATTGGCCAGCGCAAGCTGCGTCGTCAGAACCGTCTGCAATCCTCAACTAAGAACAAAGAGCTGGCTTCAGCTTAA